The stretch of DNA CATCGCTTCGACCGCGCCGGTGCCGTGTTCGTCCTCGAGATACCCTCGCTTCCCCTGTCCGATCCCGTGTTCACCCGTGACGGTGCCGCCGTACTCGAGTGCGCGCTCGAGCAACAGACTGTAGACTTCTTCCCCGCGTTCGACCTCCTCGGGGTCGTCCATATCGACGAGAACGCTGTAGTGAAGGTTCCCGTCTCCGGCGTGACCGAAACAGGGGACTGGAAGGTCGTATTCGTCGGCGAGGGCTTTCGCCTCGCGGACCATCGCCGGGTACTCGCTGATCGGGACGGTGACGTCGCCGGGATGTAAGGGCTCGAGGTCGGGATCGTAACTCTGGATGGCGTAGGCGAGTTCGCGGCGGGCCCGCCAGAGCCGATCCATCTCGGCGTCGTCGCCGCTCATCTCGAAGCGGGCGACGCCGTGGTCCTCGAAGATCGACTCGCAGAGGGCTATCTCCTCCTCGACACCGTGGTTCGCGTGGAACTCGAGGAAGACCATCGGTGCGTCCGGCAGGTCGGTGCCCAGGTACTCGTTCGCTGCCCGTGCGCTCAGGCCGTCGACGAGTTCGATCCGGGCGACGTCGAGGTCCGTCCGGATGGCGTCGAAGACCGCGTCGGAGGCGTCCTCGAGGGTGTCGAAGATCGCTCGCCCGCCGCGGATCTGCTGGGGTCGGCCGGCCAGTTCCAGGGTCGCTTCGGTGACGACCGCCAGCGTCCCCTCGCTGCCGACGACGAGGTCGGTCAGGTTGTAGCCGCTCGAGGTCTTCTTCGCTCGCGAACCTGTCTGGACGACGGTGCCGTCGGCGAGGACGGCCTCGAGGCCGAGCACCCAGTCGGCGACCTCGCCGTAGCGGACGGTCTTCATGCCGCTGGCGTCGGTGGCGATCATCCCGCCGACGGTCGAGATGTCACCGGAGGAGGGCAGCGGCGGAAAGAAGAGGCCGTCGCCGCCGACGTAGTCGTCGACGTCTGCACCGAGCACTCCCGGCTCCACGTCGATCTGGAAGTCGTCGGGACGGTAGTCGACCACGGCGTCCATCCGGGTGAGATCGAGGCTGATTCCGCCGTGGGCCGGAACCGCGTGGCCCTCGAGCGCCGTCCCCGCAGCGTAGGGCGTGACGGGTACGTCGTGTTCGGTCGCGGCGGCCAGCACCGCCGAGACGTCGTCGGTCGACGCCGGCCAGACGACCGCGTCGGGAACGACGCCCTCGCCTTTCTGCTGTGCACCCCAGTCCGCAGCGTGGCTCTCCCGTCTCCCCTCCGCGAACGAGAACTGGTCGTCCGCGAGGGGAAGCTCCTCGAGGAACGAGCAGTCGTGCGTCATATGTTTACATTGGGGACGGACGGCATCAAGCTTTCCAACGGGTCGAGGTGAGTCGGCGAAACCGTGACGTGGGTACCAGCCGAACTCGCGTTCGTGACCGCCGACGAGTCCGTACGCGACCACGTCTCCGCGCTCGCCACCCATCTCGAGAAAACCGCCGAGTTCCCGCTCGAGCGAACGACGAGCCGATACCTCGGCGAGGCCGAGGCGGTCGCACGCGACGCCGCGACGGCCGACCTCGAACGGGACGTCGTTCGCACTCGAGTCGAGACGGTTCAGGAGTTGCTCGGCGAACTCGAGCCCATCGAACACGACGAGGGTCGCAGCCACGTCGAGGCAGCGAGACACCACTGCGAGGCGGTTCTCGAGGAACGACCGTAGCGAGCGACATCGACCGCCGCGAAAATGGAGCGGTTTCTACAATTTTATGTGGGTAGCTATCGGTGTGGTGGGTAATGGCACGACGAGCGATGCGAGGACTGATCCGGAGGGAGAGAGCGTGAACGCGGAACTGGACCTGTTGATTCGATTGTCCGACTACGACCGACCCCAGGACGTCGCCGAGCGCGCTGTCGAGGCCGAAGAGTTGGGATTCGATCGCATCACGACCGGCGAGACGACGGGCTGGAACATCGTCCCGCCGCTGACGCTGGCCGCCGACCGCACCGAAGAACTCGGCATCTCGAACGACGTCATCTCGCCGTTCGGTCGGTCGCCCGCGATGCTCGCCCAGACCGCAATGACGCTTCAGGACGCCTCAGACGGACGATTCCGTCTCGGCCTCGGCCCGAGTTCGCCTGCCATTACCGAACGCTGGCACGGCCAGGAGTTCGATCGCCCGCTCCGACGCACACGGGAGACGATCGAGATCATCCGGTCGGTCTACGAGAACGGGAACCCCGCCTACGACGGTGAAATATTCGAGATCGCCGGCCTGAACTACGAGCGCGACGTTCCCGACTCCCCGCCGCCGATCGACCTCGGGACGCTCGGCCCCAAGGCCACCGAGATGGCCGGTCGCTTCGGCGATGGCTGGGCACCCCAGATGTTCACGAAAGACGGCCTCGAGGACAGACTCGAGGACCTGAAACGCGGGGCCGAACTCGGCGGGAAGGAAATCTCGGATCTGCGCGTCGCGCCGATCGTTCGCGGTATCGCGAGCGAGGACCGCGAAACGGCCCGCCAGAAGGCCCGTGGGACGATCGCGTTCATGCTCGGCGCCTACGGCCCCTATTACGGTAACTCGGTCGCCGAACAGGGGTATCCGGACGTCGTCGAGGAGATCAGGGCCGCGTGGGACGACCGCGACACGGACGCCATGGCCGCTGCGCTCCCCGACGAACTGCTCGACGAACTGTCGCCCGCCGGAACCCCCGACGAGGTCCGCGAGTGGGTCGCGGAGTACGCCGCGATCGACGGCGTCGACGCCGTCCGCGTCGGCTTCGTCGACCAGATGACCGAGGAGGAGAAACGGACGACGATGGAAGCGGTCGTCGACGCGGCGTAGTCGCGTCGTGGCTCGAGGCCGCTCTCGTCGAGCATCCCAGAGAAGATACGAATATTGATACGTCTCCGGCCGAACGGCGACGACATGGACGTCTTCTTCAGCGGTTCCATTCGCGGCGGTCGATCGGACGCCGATCTCTATCGGGAGTTGATCGACCTGCTCGCAGAGCACGGCACGGTCCTCACCGAGCACATTGGGGACGAGAACGTCGAGCAGAAGGAAGCGAAGGAAGGGCTGACCGACGGCGACATCCACGACCAGGACGTCGCCTGGCTCCGGCAGGCCGACGTCGTGGTCGCCGAGGTGACCACGCCCAGCCTCGGCGTCGGTTACGAACTCGGCCGAGCGGTCGCCTGGGAAAAACCCGTCTGCTGTCTCTACCGACCCGGTACGGAACACGACCTGTCCGCGATGGTCCGTGGCAACGACGCTGTCGAACTCCTCGAGTACGAGACCGTTGCGGGCGTCGAATCCGACCTCGAGGCGTTCCTCCAGCGTCACCGCTAATATCGGCGGTAACTGAGTATCACAGTCTCTAAACCCCTGTAGGGACGACTCCAGGCTGGATGGATTTCGTCGAACGATACCAGACGCTTTTCGTTCTCGGCGCTATCGTCGGCGGACTTGCCGTCGGGCAGGTTCCCGGCGTCTCCCCGGTGGCCGATCGGCTGATTCTCCCGTTCTTGATGGTGATGCTGTTCGCCGCGTTCACCGGCATTCCGTTCTCCCGGCTCCGTCGGGCGTTCGGCAACCGCCGCGTCGTGGGCTCGAGTCTCCTCGTCAATTTTATCTGGAGCCCGCTGCTGGCCGTGGGGCTCGGTGCGATCTTCCTTCGAGATCACCCTGCTCTGTGGGTCGGGCTCATCATGCTGATGGTGACGCCGTGTACGGACTGGTACCTCGTCTTCACCGACGTCGCGGACGGCGACGTGGCGCTGGCTACCTCGATCCTCCCGTACAATCTCGTCCTCCAGCTGGTACTGCTGCCGTTCTACCTGTACGTATTTGCCGGAGAACTGGTCGCGCTACCGCTGGAACTGCTGCTCGAGAGCGTCGTGCTCGTGCTCGTCGTCCCGCTCGTGTTGGGTGGGCTTGTTCGCCGTGGGATCACTCGACGAAAGGGCGAAACGTGGTTCTCCCAGCAGTTCCTTCCGAAGCTGAGTCCGCTCCAAATCGTCTTTCTGAGCCTCGCTATCGGAGCGATGTTCGCCTCACAGGGCGAGGTGATCCTCGAGAATCCTGGACTGCTGGCGCTGCTTGCCGTCCCCGTGGTCGTCTTTTACGCGATCAATCTCGTCGTCGGCTTCGGCGTCGGACGGCTGTTGTCGTTTTCCTACCGTGAGATGGTCTGTTTCAACAACACGATCCTCTCGCGGAACTCCCCGACCGCCCTCGCGATCGCCGTCGTCGCATTTCCACACGAGCCGCTGATTCCGCTGGCACTGGTGATCGGGCCCCTGCTGGAGCTTCCGCTGCTGGGGATCATCGCACAGGTACACGTCGCGATCAGGGATCGAGAGCTGTGGCCGCTCGAACTCCCTGCCCGGTTCTCGAGGTCGAGATAGCCCGGCTGTCAGGGCTCGATGACGAGTTTCCCGAAGAAACTGTCCTCCATGACGGCACGCTGGGCCTCGGCTGCCTCCTCTAAGTCGTAGCTGCGTGCGACGTCGATCGAGAGTTTGTCGGTTCCCATGAGGTGGGCGACGCCCCGAAGCGGAAGCCGCAGGTCCGGCGTGTTGAACATGCTCATGAACTGGTAGGAGACGTCCTTCGAGCGGGCAGCGCCGTCGTTCGTAAACGCCGGGTCCGGACTGTTCTCGCCGATGCCGACGACGCGACAGCCGGTCGCGGCGACGTCCGCGTCGAACTGGAGGTAGTCGTCCAGTCGGTGGTCCAGAATCGCGTCCACGCCGCCGTCGCTGGCCTCGAGGACGGCCTCGGCGAGGTCCTCCCGTCCGTAGTCGAGGACGGTCTCGGCGCCGTACCCCTCGAGTGCGTCGTGGTACTCTTCGGCGGCGGTCGTAATCGGCCGGGCGCTGACGGCCTCGGCGATCTGGACGGCTGCGTGGCCGACGCCGCCGGAACCGCCGTGGACCAGACAGTACTCGGCGGGTTCTAAGTCGGCGTGGTCGATCAGTGCGCGCCAGGCGGTGACGGCGACGACGCCGGCGCCGCCGGCTTCGGTGAGGTCGGCGCCATCGGGGAGGTGGACGACACGGTCGGTCGGGATCGTCGCGTACTCGGCGTAGGCACCCTGTGCGGAGGCGTTCCCGATGCCGGTGCCGTAGACACGGTCGCCCTCCTCGAATCCCTCGACGGCGTCACCGACTTCGGCCACGACGCCCGAAACGTCGACGCCGGGCGTGAACGGCACGCCGACGGGCTCGTAGGAGCCATCCCGGAAGTAGGTGTCGACGGGGTTGACTCCCGCAGCGGCTACCTCGACGAGCAGTTCGTCCTCGTCGGGCGACGGTCGATCGACGTCTTCGACGGACAGTACTTCCTCGTCGCCGTGTTCGTGCAGGCGGACAGCCCTCATCGTGTCGAACGATCGGATCGAAGCAGTATAAGCGTACGTGAACGCGGCACCGGTAACCGCTACTATCGGACTGCAGCGGTCGCGTCGTCGATGAGTTCGAGCGCCTCCTTCAGGTCCTCCATCGCGGTCGCGTACGAGATGCGGGCGTACCCCTCGCCGTTCTCGCCGAACGCGCCGCCGGGGACGACGATCACGTCGCGCTCGAGCACCTCGTCACACCAGCCCTCCGGCACCTTCGGCATGACGTAGAACGCGCCCTCGGGTGTGGGCACCTCGAGGCCGGCGTCCTCGAGACCGTCGAGCACGACGTCGCGCCGGTCCTCGAAGGCGTCGACCATCTCCTCGACGGGGTCCTGCGGGCCGGTGAGTGCGGCTTCGGCGGCGAACTGGGCTGGCGCGGAGGCACAGGCCTGGGCGTACTGGTGGACCCGCAGCATGCGTTCGATCCGGCGGTTCGAGCCGATCACCCAGCCGAGTCGCCAGCCGGTCATCGAGTAGGTCTTCGAGCAGGCGCTGACGACGACGACGTTGTCAGTCTCGGCGAACTCCATCGGCGAGCGATGAACGCCGTCGAAGACGATCTTCTCGT from Natronobacterium texcoconense encodes:
- a CDS encoding NADPH:quinone reductase, with the protein product MRAVRLHEHGDEEVLSVEDVDRPSPDEDELLVEVAAAGVNPVDTYFRDGSYEPVGVPFTPGVDVSGVVAEVGDAVEGFEEGDRVYGTGIGNASAQGAYAEYATIPTDRVVHLPDGADLTEAGGAGVVAVTAWRALIDHADLEPAEYCLVHGGSGGVGHAAVQIAEAVSARPITTAAEEYHDALEGYGAETVLDYGREDLAEAVLEASDGGVDAILDHRLDDYLQFDADVAATGCRVVGIGENSPDPAFTNDGAARSKDVSYQFMSMFNTPDLRLPLRGVAHLMGTDKLSIDVARSYDLEEAAEAQRAVMEDSFFGKLVIEP
- a CDS encoding TIGR04024 family LLM class F420-dependent oxidoreductase — translated: MNAELDLLIRLSDYDRPQDVAERAVEAEELGFDRITTGETTGWNIVPPLTLAADRTEELGISNDVISPFGRSPAMLAQTAMTLQDASDGRFRLGLGPSSPAITERWHGQEFDRPLRRTRETIEIIRSVYENGNPAYDGEIFEIAGLNYERDVPDSPPPIDLGTLGPKATEMAGRFGDGWAPQMFTKDGLEDRLEDLKRGAELGGKEISDLRVAPIVRGIASEDRETARQKARGTIAFMLGAYGPYYGNSVAEQGYPDVVEEIRAAWDDRDTDAMAAALPDELLDELSPAGTPDEVREWVAEYAAIDGVDAVRVGFVDQMTEEEKRTTMEAVVDAA
- a CDS encoding nucleoside 2-deoxyribosyltransferase — its product is MDVFFSGSIRGGRSDADLYRELIDLLAEHGTVLTEHIGDENVEQKEAKEGLTDGDIHDQDVAWLRQADVVVAEVTTPSLGVGYELGRAVAWEKPVCCLYRPGTEHDLSAMVRGNDAVELLEYETVAGVESDLEAFLQRHR
- a CDS encoding FAD-binding oxidoreductase, producing MTHDCSFLEELPLADDQFSFAEGRRESHAADWGAQQKGEGVVPDAVVWPASTDDVSAVLAAATEHDVPVTPYAAGTALEGHAVPAHGGISLDLTRMDAVVDYRPDDFQIDVEPGVLGADVDDYVGGDGLFFPPLPSSGDISTVGGMIATDASGMKTVRYGEVADWVLGLEAVLADGTVVQTGSRAKKTSSGYNLTDLVVGSEGTLAVVTEATLELAGRPQQIRGGRAIFDTLEDASDAVFDAIRTDLDVARIELVDGLSARAANEYLGTDLPDAPMVFLEFHANHGVEEEIALCESIFEDHGVARFEMSGDDAEMDRLWRARRELAYAIQSYDPDLEPLHPGDVTVPISEYPAMVREAKALADEYDLPVPCFGHAGDGNLHYSVLVDMDDPEEVERGEEVYSLLLERALEYGGTVTGEHGIGQGKRGYLEDEHGTGAVEAMRAIKRALDPTDTLNPGKIFPETVEGERVRDA
- a CDS encoding arsenic resistance protein, whose amino-acid sequence is MDFVERYQTLFVLGAIVGGLAVGQVPGVSPVADRLILPFLMVMLFAAFTGIPFSRLRRAFGNRRVVGSSLLVNFIWSPLLAVGLGAIFLRDHPALWVGLIMLMVTPCTDWYLVFTDVADGDVALATSILPYNLVLQLVLLPFYLYVFAGELVALPLELLLESVVLVLVVPLVLGGLVRRGITRRKGETWFSQQFLPKLSPLQIVFLSLAIGAMFASQGEVILENPGLLALLAVPVVVFYAINLVVGFGVGRLLSFSYREMVCFNNTILSRNSPTALAIAVVAFPHEPLIPLALVIGPLLELPLLGIIAQVHVAIRDRELWPLELPARFSRSR